A genomic region of Lytechinus pictus isolate F3 Inbred chromosome 2, Lp3.0, whole genome shotgun sequence contains the following coding sequences:
- the LOC129254129 gene encoding adenosylhomocysteinase-like has translation MSKPAYKVADISLAEFGRKEMDLAENEMPGLMEMRKKYGPSKPLKGARIAGCLHMTIQTAVLIETLTELGAEVTWSSCNIFSTQDHAAAAIAKTGVPVYAWKGETDEEYIWCVEQTVVFPDGQPLNLILDDGGDLTNLVHTKYPQFLPGIKGLSEETTTGVHNLYKMMEKGELKIPAINVNDSVTKSKFDNLYGCRESLVDGIKRATDVMLAGKTCVVAGYGDVGKGSAQSLRAFGARVIITEVDPINALQASMEGYEVTTMDEACSKAHIFVTASGCSGIIEDRHFTQMKNDSIVCNIGHFDCEIDLDWLNKNAKKDTIKPQVDRYTMPSGKHIIVLAEGRLVNLGCAMGHPSFVMSNSFTNQVLAQLELWTKSDQYKVGVVMLPKTLDEEVARLHLDHLDVKLTHLTDEQSSYLGLKTTGPFKPDHYRY, from the exons CCGACATCAGCCTGGCCGAGTTTGGCCGCAAGGAGATGGATCTTGCAGAGAATGAGATGCCTGGTTTGATGGAGATGAGGAAGAAGTATGGACCCAGTAAGCCACTCAAAGGGGCCCGTATTGCTGGATGTCTTCACATGACCATTCAGACGGCTGTTCTCATTGAAACCCTCACAGAGCTTGGAGCCGag GTCACATGGTCCAGCTGCAACATATTCTCCACCCAGGATCATGCGGCCGCCGCCATTGCCAAAACGGGGGTGCCAGTGTACGCCTGGAAGGGTGAGACTGATGAGGAATACATCTGGTGCGTTGAGCAGACCGTTGTCTTCCCCGACGGCCAACCACTCAATTTGATTCTTGATGATGGCGGTGATCTGACCAACCTTGTACACACCAAATACCCACAATTCCTTCCAG GTATCAAGGGGCTCTCTGAGGAGACAACCACTGGAGTCCATAATCTCTACAAGATGATGGAGAAGGGAGAGCTCAAGATCCCAGCAATTAACGTCAATGATTCCGTAACCAAG AGCAAATTTGACAACCTTTACGGTTGCCGTGAGTCACTCGTTGATGGCATAAAGAGGGCAACGGACGTCATGTTGGCTGGAAAGACCTGTGTCGTTGCCGGTTACGGTGATGTGGGCAAGGGAAGCGCACAGTCTTTGAGAGCTTTCGGTGCCCGTGTGATCATCACAGAGGTCGATCCAATCAATGCTCTCCAGGCATCCATGGAAG GTTATGAAGTTACGACCATGGACGAGGCATGCTCAAAGGCACACATCTTTGTTACTGCCAGTGGCTGCAGTGGAATCATCGAGGATCGTCACTTCACGCAGATGAAGAACGACTCTATCGTTTGCAACATCGGCCATTTTGATTGTGAGATCGATCTTGATTGGCTCAACAAGAATGCCAAAAAGGACACCATCAAACCACAG GTTGACCGTTACACCATGCCCAGTGGAAAGCATATCATTGTCTTGGCCGAGGGTCGTCTTGTCAACCTTGGCTGCGCCATGGGTCATCCTAGCTTCGTCATGTCCAACTCTTTCACCAACCAGGTCTTGGCCCAGCTTGAGCTCTGGACCAAGTCAGACCAGTACAAGGTTGGCGTTGTCATGCTGCCCAAGACG CTTGACGAGGAGGTCGCCCGTCTTCATCTGGACCACCTCGATGTCAAGCTGACCCACCTCACCGACGAACAATCCTCATACCTGGGACTGAAGACAACTGGACCATTCAAACCCGATCATTACCGATACTAG